The DNA window CCAGAACCGAGTCATCTTCAAGCAACTCCTCCAAACAGGCGCCATCGACGTCTGCCAAATCGACGCCTGCCGCATGGGTGGTGTGAACGAGGTTCTCGCCGTCCTCCTCATGGCCAAGAAGTTTGGCGTGCCCATCGTTCCTCACTCTGGCGGTGTCGGTCTCCCCGAGTACACCCAGCACCTGAGCACCATCGACTACGTTGTTGTTTCCGGCAAGCTTTCCGTTCTCGAGTACGTGGACCACCTCCACGAGCACTTCTTCCACCCATCCGTTATCAAGGACGGATACTACACTACCCCCACGGAAGCTGGTTACAGTGTCGAGATGAAGCCTGAGAGTATGGACCGATTTAGCTACCCTGGTGAGAAGGGTGTGAGTTGGTGGACATCAGATGAGGCCAAGGTTATTCTCGATGGTGAGAAGATCTAAGGGATGTTGGAAAATAATTGGATAAGAAGATGTGTTGGTTAGATGGCTAAAATATCGTTTATAAGAATCATGAATTTATGACATTTACAACTGAGCTATTACAGTAAATTTACAGATCGATGTTCGAGATACTAATGGTCTACTTCTCTAGCCGTTGACATATAAATTGTGTTATATCCCCCAGTTCTTCAGGACAATACCAATGTTCCATCTCAGAGTATATCTTCAACTCAACATCTATACCCATACGCTCCAGACACATGGCTGCTTTTTGACCATGGCAAATCTCGacatctttgtctttttgaCCATGGCCCATGAATACAGGGGTCTTTAAGAAAGGAAATGAATCCGCTGGTGGCTCAGGGTCAAGCTCTGCTTCTTGACGAAGCTCGTCGATAGCCCGCTGCAGTGGTGTTTTGTTTTCCTCGGCGTCATCTCTTTCAAACAACCCATCATCAGATAAATGTTCGCTTTCTTCTTTAGCCAATGTCTCAGCCAGAGGCATGAATCCGCTCATTATAACCACCGCTCCTAAACTTTGTCCTTGCCAAAGTAACCAACTCACCAACGCCATAGCACCGCCCTGACTAAAACCCACGAGTACCACCTTTCCAGCATCACCACCCAAAATTCCAATCTCATCTCTCAGGATCTCGTGAATATGTTCAACGCTGGGACGCATATCTCCACGCGCCTCGGGCTCCCAGTCACCAGTGCCTTCATACCATTGATGGATCAGTGAGCGGCGGTACTTGGTTGCTCGGGCGAGAGGTGCCGTTGGAAAGACGAAACGAGCATGAGGAAGTGATTCCTTGAATGATATTTGTGGATTGGTAGAGGGAGACGTGAGAAGAGGAGAGTGGAATTTCTCGGCGTTGAAGCCACGGCCatggaggatgatgatggtgagttTGTGAGGGAGTGATAGAGGGGGAATAGTTATTGGTGGAGGAAAGTCACCTGGTTTGAGACGAGAGGAGGATGTGTTGCAGCTTGTATCCATTTATGGCGAATATACAAATTGAAGTCCTTTAGTTGGTGAGAGTGTAAGTGGAAAATAACGGTGGGTAGATATATTCTAACCAGCCTCTATTTTCGCAGCAGTAGAGGTTGTGGTCTAAAAGATGATATTATTTGACTGTTGACGTAAAATAACCAGAGGCAACCATACGAATATCTCAATTGATCTCAATTCAATCTTCTATTGAGCCTCTATCATGAAATGAAATCtcattctatatataatcaTTTTGTGACGTGACAACCCTGCTATTGCTTCACCACTACAACAGCGAACGTGTCCCTATATTTCAAGCCCCACAGCCATCCCCTTCCCTCAACCTCATCCATCACCTTCAACACCCTCACTCCCAAAATGAATCTCTTCAACTATGAATCCCGTCCAATCCTCTCTCTAACAACAATCTTCGCCGCCTGGAAAGGCTTCCTCCTCTCCATCGCTCTCGGAGCGTCCATAGGCCCAGACTACGACACATCAAcatctctcttcttcgaCATCATCCATGGCGCTTCAACGCCCCTAGCTACTCGTCTAACGAGATGGGACGCGCTGTATTTCATGCACGATGCAGTCAATGGAAAAGTTTATGAGCAGGAGTGGGCTTTTGGTATTGGTATGCCAGCTGCTGTGCGTGGCATATGCGGTTTACTAGGTCTTCGACTATGGGAACCTATTGTCGCCATTGCCATTTCGCACGTCGCGCATCTCAGTGCTGTTCTGGCACTTTATCAACTTACTATGGTTCTATGCAATGATCGCAAGTTGGCGTATTTGGCTTCGGTCGTGCATGTGCTTTCACCTGCTGGGTTATTCATATCAGCGCCTTATGCAGAGAGCCCCTTTGCATGCATGTCCTTTATCGGCAATCTTCTCTACGCAATCAGTATCAAGAACAATCCTGATTCACTAAAACGCAACATCTCTGTGATCGGGGCAGGTTTAGCGTATGGAATTTCGTGTACGCTTCGAAGCAATGGACTTTTTGGCGGTGTCTTGTTTGCTGTGGAGGCTGTCAAGTGCTTGTTAGCTCTTCGTGACAGCTTCACCGTTTACAAGATCCTGAGACTAATTGCGCCTGTCATCGGTGGTATTCTAGTCGCTGTTGGTTTTGTCATGCCCCAAGTTCTGGCTTGGATGAGATATTGCAATGGCGGTGGAGAGCAAAGATCTTGGTGCGGGCAACGAATCCCAAGTATCTACACCTTCGTCCAGGCAGAATACTGGtaagtttttctttttctgtgGCACTCTATAAAATAACAACTAACATCAACAGGGACGTTGGCTTTCTCAAATACTTGACTCCTAACCAAATTCCACTTTTCCTTCTCGCAGCACCCATGCTCACAATTCTTCTCAAGTCAGGAACAGAGACCATACGCGAGCCTTGTCGAAGTCTCAAGGCCATGACGATAGGCACAGATGAACAGTCCCGATTGCTTGTGCGGACTCTCGCTGCCATGCAAACGCTGCTTGCCATCTTGGCCATCACCAACTACCACGTTCAAATCATCAGCCGTTTATCGTCAGGATATCCTGTCTGGTACTGGTGGGTAGCTTCATGTCTTATGGATAAGCAGAGACAAAGTTTGGGATATGGGGTGGTTGTGTTTATTACCATGTATGCCGCTATCCAAGGCGGACTCTTTGCGTCGTTTTTGCCGCCTGCCTAGTCATATATGAATTTGTAGATGCTTAGATCCAGTTGTATCGATTGCGCATCCTGGTCAGTGATTGCCTTACTATGCTCATTCACCAATCTCAAGGGAACTCGACATCATCATGCTAAACGCTTGTATTATTATTGTGTATAAGACCCAATGCATGCATTCGCTGGAAAGTTCGTTATCGTCTACACTGAACCAAAATATAAACGCCGCCAACACCCAAAGAAACACACTACGTTTATCTCGTTTCACCAACCCACTGATTACACTCCAACTATGACGATGCCGTCCTTGCAAGTACTCTAGAGTTGTTCTCATGACTCTCAAATTAAGTCTGGTCCGGGTAGGCAAAATTAACAAGAGCACGGTAGATAATTTGATAAGCTTGCCGCCCTTCGTTGTGGCtaccttcctcctcctcctcttgacCAGTTTCTCTTTCTGGTTCTGTTACATCATTCTCAGTAGTATTGCCTGAGTTCTGGGAAGACCGCAAGATATGGTTTGGCATAAAGGTTCGCATAAAGAGACGACAGTTAGACTAAAACTCATCCTCTGAGTCACTGTTGTCGTTAACCCTGAAGGCTCTCCACCTCCTATCGGTCAAGTCTTGTGCAGCAGTTCCTTCGCTCTCTGGGTCAACATAACCTTGGCCTCCAGCGATACTCAGAGCGACGGGCAAGAAAACCAGGGCATGAAGGCCGGCGAAAATGACCAGAGACAGCCAAACTCGGAAGTAGTAGATTTCAAAAATCTTGGATCGTGTAAAGGCGAGCACAGAAACACCCAAAAGTTTAGTGACTGTGATACCAGAGAACACAGACCCACCGACATTGACAAGAGCAGTCCAAGCTCGAGCATCACGGCCACGGAAGGCATTGCTATTGCCCTCCATCACGGTGCGCGATGGATACATGAAAGCCCGTGCAATGTGAGCACAGAACTCGACCGAGATACCGACACAGATGATGAGGTTGACGAGTGAAACGGCGTTCAAGGAAACATTGAACAAAGCCATGCTGCCCATAATGTCCACAACGCTCATCACAACTGTAACAGATACCACAAGCGCCGTGAGCGCTGAGCCCAAGAGTACAGATGCAACGACAAAGATGATACCAACAGCAGCACACAACAAGCCGGCCGTCAACGGTACGATGCTGAGATACTGGTCAAAGAAGATATAGAAGACGCTGTATGGGAATACATCCACGCCGGTCCTTTCTCCGATATCAGAGGCAATGCGGCGAGCAGCAGAGTAAGCGGCGATAAAGTCTTCCTGGCTCCTCAAAGGACTATGCATGGTTCGGAAATGGGTAGACTTGATATGGTTTTCCTTAGAGTCCAGGACAACGGCTTGTCCATACGCAGCTTGGCCTGCTAAGGGACACTCCTCACCAGTGGGGCTGGAAAGGAACTTCTTCAGGTAGTGGATGAACTCCTCATCTTCGGGCATTCCGTACAATGTTGTGTTCCAGGCCGGCTTGCGATCAGCGAAGCAGGTCTGGCCGTGTTCCACGCAGCAGTCTTCGAAGATTGGGTTCAGCCAGAGGAAGTAATCATCGATCCAACTTGCCGCTGGTGAAGCAATATAAGAGACTTCCGGTCTTTGCCGTTCAAGCTCCAATGTGTTGGGGAGCGAAAGGTCTTGGCAGGTAGTAAATCTTGAGCATATCGCCTGTTGTTCCTTGCGCTTGGAAGCGTCAACTTCGCGTGTGACAAAGTACACTGGTGGACCTGTCTCCAGGTATC is part of the Fusarium poae strain DAOMC 252244 chromosome 4, whole genome shotgun sequence genome and encodes:
- the GPI18 gene encoding ER membrane glycoprotein subunit of the GPI transamidase complex-like protein (TransMembrane:9 (i12-34o107-125i137-158o208-226i238-261o303-324i344-362o368-388i395-418o)~BUSCO:31071at5125~CAZy:GT76); translated protein: MNLFNYESRPILSLTTIFAAWKGFLLSIALGASIGPDYDTSTSLFFDIIHGASTPLATRLTRWDALYFMHDAVNGKVYEQEWAFGIGMPAAVRGICGLLGLRLWEPIVAIAISHVAHLSAVLALYQLTMVLCNDRKLAYLASVVHVLSPAGLFISAPYAESPFACMSFIGNLLYAISIKNNPDSLKRNISVIGAGLAYGISCTLRSNGLFGGVLFAVEAVKCLLALRDSFTVYKILRLIAPVIGGILVAVGFVMPQVLAWMRYCNGGGEQRSWCGQRIPSIYTFVQAEYWDVGFLKYLTPNQIPLFLLAAPMLTILLKSGTETIREPCRSLKAMTIGTDEQSRLLVRTLAAMQTLLAILAITNYHVQIISRLSSGYPVWYWWVASCLMDKQRQSLGYGVVVFITMYAAIQGGLFASFLPPA